The following are from one region of the Halodesulfurarchaeum sp. HSR-GB genome:
- a CDS encoding oxidoreductase, producing the protein MSANGWTDADLPDLSGRTAIVTGANSGIGYELTRMLAEAGAHVVMATRSVKRGQAAARDLRGELDGELSVRRCDLADLDSVRAFTSDFIRDFERLDLLFNNAGVMAIPRSETADGFETQFGVNHLGHFALTGLLFEMLRETPGESRVLTQSSGFHQRGQIDFEDLQSEASYDKWDAYAQSKLANVLFAYELDRRIDRAGIEGITSVATHPGYADTNLQRRGPEQAGSQFRLWLMKAANALFAQSPRKGAWPMLYAATAEELTGGEYVGPTGLFNMRGPPGTQSSSDRSYEPETAERLWDVSKGLTGIDFEIE; encoded by the coding sequence ATGAGCGCCAACGGCTGGACTGACGCCGACCTCCCGGACCTCTCAGGTCGAACGGCGATCGTGACGGGGGCCAACAGCGGAATCGGCTACGAGTTGACCCGGATGCTTGCCGAGGCGGGCGCACACGTTGTCATGGCCACGAGGAGTGTCAAACGCGGCCAGGCGGCCGCAAGGGACCTTCGGGGTGAGCTGGACGGTGAACTTTCCGTTCGGCGGTGTGACCTGGCGGACCTCGATTCGGTTCGTGCGTTCACGTCCGATTTCATCCGGGACTTCGAGCGCCTCGACTTGTTGTTCAACAACGCCGGCGTGATGGCGATCCCCCGCAGCGAGACCGCAGACGGCTTCGAGACACAGTTCGGCGTCAATCACCTGGGGCACTTCGCGCTGACTGGCCTGCTCTTCGAGATGCTACGTGAGACCCCCGGTGAGAGTCGCGTGCTGACCCAGTCGAGTGGGTTCCACCAGCGCGGGCAAATTGACTTCGAGGATCTCCAGAGCGAAGCGTCCTACGACAAGTGGGACGCCTACGCCCAGAGCAAGCTGGCGAACGTGCTCTTTGCCTACGAACTCGACCGACGGATCGACCGAGCCGGAATCGAGGGGATCACGAGTGTCGCCACCCACCCCGGCTACGCGGACACGAACCTCCAGCGCCGCGGCCCCGAGCAGGCCGGTTCGCAATTCCGGCTCTGGCTTATGAAAGCCGCCAACGCCCTCTTCGCCCAGTCACCTCGAAAGGGTGCCTGGCCGATGCTGTACGCCGCAACGGCCGAGGAACTCACTGGTGGGGAGTACGTGGGACCGACCGGACTGTTCAACATGCGTGGCCCACCGGGGACCCAGTCCTCCAGTGACCGCTCCTACGAACCCGAGACCGCAGAACGGCTCTGGGACGTTTCGAAGGGACTGACGGGGATCGACTTCGAAATCGAGTGA
- a CDS encoding heme-binding protein: MRTLTKAVAIGGGLLAGWVAWGLYAGRSAETVPYEVRDTYEDVEIRQYPPTVVAETTARNEMTAFRRLFDYITGSNEARESVSMTAPVKTAAGQSISMTAPVRSESAGEGELTRMAFYLPAEYDLESAPEPTDADVELREEPARTLAVIEFSWYAPDWRVRAYRDRLRSVLKSAGIEMVGEPFLLRYDDPGTPPFMRRNEVGIEVEPPEA, encoded by the coding sequence ATGCGAACACTTACGAAAGCCGTTGCAATCGGTGGCGGGCTCCTCGCAGGCTGGGTCGCGTGGGGCCTGTACGCCGGCCGGTCGGCCGAGACCGTTCCCTACGAAGTACGGGACACCTACGAGGACGTTGAGATTCGCCAGTATCCCCCAACCGTCGTCGCCGAAACGACCGCTCGAAACGAGATGACCGCCTTCCGGCGACTCTTCGATTACATCACGGGCTCGAACGAGGCCCGCGAATCGGTCTCGATGACCGCGCCAGTCAAGACCGCAGCCGGGCAGTCCATCTCGATGACCGCCCCCGTTCGCTCCGAATCGGCTGGCGAGGGCGAACTGACCCGGATGGCCTTCTACCTCCCGGCGGAGTACGACCTCGAGTCCGCTCCCGAGCCAACTGACGCGGATGTAGAGCTCCGCGAGGAGCCAGCCCGGACGCTGGCCGTCATCGAGTTCTCGTGGTACGCGCCGGACTGGCGGGTACGGGCCTATCGCGATCGCCTGCGATCCGTGCTCAAATCCGCCGGGATCGAAATGGTCGGGGAGCCGTTCCTGCTGCGATACGACGACCCCGGGACGCCGCCCTTCATGCGTCGGAACGAGGTCGGCATCGAAGTCGAACCGCCGGAGGCGTAG
- a CDS encoding aminoacyl--tRNA ligase-related protein has translation MRRTDLFVPTSKEAESSAQVRSAELALRSGLVDHPGAGIFSYSPTGERVRKNISDIIREKMNEIGAQEVSLPGLQYADIWRKSGRWEEFEGEMFTFQNREGKDMCLATTHEEPMAGLVRERVRSPKNMPLVLYQIGEKYRDDHPRNGLLRAKQFTMKDAYSFTTDEAALDEIYQEMRAAYIEIFDELGVEYAIVDADPSSMGGTASEEFQAPAEVGSDEMAYCPAPDCHFGTLDFDVDACPECGTDLVETNSIELGHIFKLGTRYSDPMDLTYDTESGQEEVIMGSYGIGVSRLIPALIEQRNDENGIIWPESVAPFSLSVVPLNEDPEIIEMAEEIHDRVGSEEVLLFDGDTAIGEKFAESDLIGVPAKVILGNTFLEDGELEVEFRDGGREYYEPADFFETYA, from the coding sequence ATGCGACGAACAGATCTCTTCGTTCCAACCTCGAAGGAGGCCGAATCGAGCGCCCAGGTCCGGAGCGCCGAACTCGCGCTCCGGAGTGGCCTCGTCGATCACCCCGGTGCGGGCATCTTCAGTTACTCCCCGACCGGCGAGCGTGTGCGCAAGAACATCTCCGATATCATCCGGGAGAAAATGAACGAGATCGGGGCTCAGGAGGTCTCCCTCCCCGGGCTCCAGTACGCCGATATCTGGCGGAAGAGCGGCCGGTGGGAGGAATTCGAGGGCGAGATGTTCACCTTCCAGAATCGGGAGGGCAAGGACATGTGCCTGGCGACCACCCACGAGGAACCCATGGCCGGTCTCGTCCGCGAACGGGTCCGATCCCCGAAGAACATGCCGCTGGTCCTCTACCAGATCGGCGAGAAGTACCGGGACGACCACCCGCGAAACGGGCTGCTTCGGGCCAAGCAGTTCACTATGAAAGACGCCTACTCCTTCACCACGGACGAGGCGGCCCTGGACGAGATCTATCAGGAGATGCGGGCGGCCTACATCGAGATCTTCGACGAACTGGGTGTGGAGTACGCCATCGTGGACGCCGACCCGAGTTCGATGGGCGGCACCGCCTCCGAGGAGTTCCAGGCCCCCGCCGAAGTCGGCTCCGACGAGATGGCCTACTGCCCGGCCCCGGACTGTCACTTCGGGACGCTGGATTTCGATGTCGATGCGTGCCCCGAGTGTGGAACCGACCTCGTCGAGACCAACTCGATCGAACTGGGCCACATCTTCAAGCTCGGGACCCGGTACAGCGACCCGATGGACCTGACCTACGACACCGAGTCCGGCCAGGAAGAGGTCATCATGGGCTCCTACGGGATCGGGGTCAGCCGGCTGATTCCCGCCCTCATCGAACAGCGAAACGACGAGAACGGCATCATCTGGCCTGAATCGGTCGCGCCGTTCTCCCTGAGTGTGGTTCCGCTCAACGAGGATCCCGAAATCATCGAGATGGCCGAGGAGATCCACGACCGTGTGGGCTCCGAGGAGGTCCTGCTCTTCGATGGCGACACCGCGATCGGCGAGAAGTTCGCCGAATCAGATTTGATCGGGGTCCCCGCGAAGGTGATCCTGGGGAACACCTTCCTCGAAGACGGCGAACTCGAAGTCGAGTTCCGTGACGGCGGCCGCGAGTACTACGAACCGGCGGACTTCTTCGAAACCTACGCTTGA
- a CDS encoding transposase → MKRANQFDVRPRSAKEREGFKRWLDASASLWNETNYARRQAFLENDESVWDADTGKLEGKYKGVLSSSVAQQIIRKNSEAWRSFFSSNEKYHAGKLDEKPSPPGYWGNEEDGRILRTYVRNDQYTIEYGERSRLEVPIGSELKDELGLNRNQRLRVEIAGDPKWSGEQGRLELVYDELADTFRAFQPVTINESRLDSPLADHSAALDVGANNLVACTVSTGKQLLYEGRDLFGEFRNITERIAYFQSRLEDQKKTSKRIDRLYQKRTNRRDHAQDALVRDLVERLYDEGVSTLYVGDIKGVLSTHWSPVVNEKTHNFWAYRRFINRLESVCEEYGIVVEEESEAWTSQECPECGEREETIRHEDSLTCPCGFEGHADLVASESFLRRQTNAVGPMARPVYLKWNNHEWREHHGPPSIAVETTANEDYTDRSTTPSGKVASVETQDD, encoded by the coding sequence ATGAAGCGAGCCAACCAGTTCGACGTTCGCCCTCGCTCTGCTAAAGAGCGTGAGGGGTTCAAACGCTGGTTGGACGCTTCTGCGAGTCTCTGGAACGAGACAAACTACGCTCGTCGCCAAGCATTCCTCGAAAACGACGAAAGCGTCTGGGATGCCGACACCGGCAAACTCGAAGGCAAATACAAAGGCGTTCTCAGCAGTAGTGTCGCCCAGCAAATCATCCGCAAAAACTCGGAAGCGTGGCGTTCGTTTTTCAGTAGTAACGAGAAGTACCACGCCGGCAAACTCGATGAGAAACCATCGCCGCCGGGATACTGGGGCAACGAAGAAGACGGGCGCATACTCCGCACCTACGTCCGCAACGACCAGTACACCATCGAGTACGGAGAACGCTCTCGCCTCGAAGTACCGATTGGTTCCGAACTCAAAGACGAACTCGGGTTGAATCGGAATCAACGCCTTCGCGTTGAAATTGCTGGCGACCCGAAGTGGAGCGGCGAGCAAGGCCGACTCGAACTCGTGTACGACGAACTCGCAGACACGTTCAGGGCTTTCCAACCAGTCACCATAAACGAGTCTCGACTGGATTCACCACTGGCTGACCATTCAGCCGCTCTGGATGTGGGCGCGAACAACCTCGTCGCCTGCACGGTATCGACCGGCAAACAACTCCTGTACGAGGGGCGCGACCTGTTCGGGGAGTTCCGTAACATCACGGAGCGAATTGCGTACTTCCAGTCGCGACTCGAAGACCAGAAGAAGACTAGCAAGCGCATCGACCGCTTGTACCAGAAACGCACGAACCGACGCGACCATGCCCAAGACGCCCTCGTTCGAGACCTCGTGGAACGCCTGTATGACGAGGGCGTTTCGACGCTGTACGTTGGCGACATCAAGGGCGTTCTCTCGACGCACTGGTCTCCAGTTGTGAACGAGAAGACGCACAACTTCTGGGCGTACCGCCGATTCATCAACCGCCTCGAAAGCGTGTGTGAGGAGTACGGTATTGTGGTCGAGGAGGAGTCCGAGGCGTGGACAAGTCAGGAGTGCCCCGAATGTGGAGAACGCGAAGAGACGATTCGCCACGAGGATTCGTTGACGTGCCCGTGTGGATTCGAGGGGCACGCTGACCTCGTGGCATCGGAATCGTTCCTGAGACGGCAGACGAATGCGGTTGGGCCGATGGCACGGCCCGTGTACCTCAAGTGGAACAATCACGAATGGCGGGAACATCATGGCCCGCCCTCCATCGCGGTGGAGACAACGGCCAACGAGGACTACACAGACCGGAGTACCACGCCGAGTGGGAAAGTTGCCTCCGTGGAGACTCAGGACGACTGA
- a CDS encoding FeoC-like transcriptional regulator: MNTYRTVLERIHRGHSLETVSSDLDVRPDALRGMVESMLREGHLRELGCVDDSCDVCPMSASCPMGDIQGPTSYMVTEQGTAYLQAGQSASD, translated from the coding sequence ATGAACACGTATCGCACCGTCCTCGAACGGATACACCGTGGCCACTCACTGGAAACAGTGAGTTCCGACCTCGACGTTCGTCCCGACGCGCTCCGTGGAATGGTCGAGTCGATGCTTCGAGAGGGGCATCTCCGGGAACTCGGCTGTGTCGATGACTCCTGTGACGTGTGTCCGATGTCCGCTTCCTGCCCGATGGGCGATATCCAGGGACCGACCAGTTACATGGTCACCGAACAGGGAACGGCCTACCTGCAAGCGGGACAGAGCGCGAGTGACTGA
- a CDS encoding FeoA family protein encodes MNSSEESGTVVAEMEAGQTGRIERVGAEIRKQVTSMGVRPGQELEFHTKQPFNGPVVVSVGHSMTSLSREYARQIIVSLE; translated from the coding sequence ATGAACAGTTCCGAGGAATCTGGGACGGTCGTCGCGGAGATGGAGGCCGGTCAGACCGGCCGGATCGAACGGGTCGGTGCCGAGATCCGAAAGCAGGTAACCTCCATGGGCGTCCGCCCGGGACAGGAACTCGAATTTCACACGAAACAGCCCTTCAACGGACCTGTCGTCGTCTCGGTCGGTCACTCCATGACCTCTCTCAGTCGCGAATACGCCCGCCAGATTATCGTTTCGCTCGAGTAG
- a CDS encoding transposase, with protein MSNRPQRTNTYTAEPVSDRYRECLFDWLAAHAPLWNQINYRRRQQYFDEDGDVWDAEYTDLYDDYAPILGKATCQQLARKNSEAWRSHFKLLSLYRDESEQTVTEKPSPPGYWGNRDEGYELHGVVRNDLYDFDWNEQRSTLEFGVGDVLEDRYDFDHNERVTLKVRGNPHWRGDDSRLELIYEEHADQLRVQHPVRIQSDKLQSQRQAAFTHTLETENTTHSAAIDVGANNTLAIVTEGGDTAVYHARPEFERFQQQSERIATLQSELPDGQYTSTQIQRLYDERTRQRDHGRDAAVKHAAEWLLERNVETVYVGDLTDVLETHWSADVNEKTHEFWSHRQLVDRITLTLGDVGISVRETGEYNSSSECPKCGSTSVIRSGDSFRCDACELEAHADVAGAWNILQSEVGPMARPAALSAERGRDAPYEGAYWQWNDHDWTPASFGEQLWSPDQPSLSEPASSQPG; from the coding sequence GTGAGCAACCGGCCACAACGAACGAACACGTACACTGCCGAGCCGGTAAGTGACCGGTATCGGGAGTGCCTGTTCGACTGGCTGGCCGCACACGCTCCGCTCTGGAACCAGATCAACTACCGCCGCCGTCAACAGTACTTCGACGAAGATGGCGACGTATGGGACGCCGAATACACTGATCTCTACGACGACTACGCACCCATCCTCGGCAAAGCAACGTGCCAGCAACTCGCCCGGAAAAACAGTGAGGCCTGGCGCAGCCACTTCAAATTGCTCTCACTATATCGTGATGAATCTGAGCAGACGGTGACGGAGAAACCGTCACCGCCCGGCTATTGGGGGAACCGTGATGAGGGCTACGAGTTGCACGGCGTCGTTCGAAATGACTTGTACGACTTCGACTGGAACGAACAACGCAGTACACTCGAATTCGGCGTCGGTGACGTGCTTGAAGACCGCTACGACTTCGATCATAATGAGCGCGTGACACTCAAAGTGCGTGGTAATCCGCACTGGCGTGGCGATGACAGTCGATTGGAACTCATCTACGAGGAACACGCTGACCAGCTTCGTGTCCAGCACCCTGTCCGCATTCAGTCAGATAAACTACAATCACAGCGGCAGGCTGCCTTCACTCACACACTCGAAACCGAGAACACGACCCACTCAGCAGCGATCGACGTCGGGGCAAACAACACACTCGCGATCGTCACCGAAGGCGGGGACACCGCCGTCTACCACGCTCGCCCAGAATTTGAACGGTTCCAGCAGCAGTCGGAACGAATCGCAACACTTCAATCGGAACTCCCGGACGGCCAGTACACTAGCACACAGATCCAACGCCTGTACGACGAGCGGACACGGCAGCGTGATCATGGCCGTGATGCCGCGGTGAAACACGCCGCCGAGTGGCTCCTCGAACGCAATGTCGAGACGGTGTACGTCGGTGACTTAACGGATGTACTGGAGACACACTGGTCGGCTGACGTGAACGAGAAGACACACGAGTTCTGGTCACATCGCCAACTCGTTGACCGAATCACACTCACGCTTGGCGATGTTGGGATCAGTGTACGGGAGACTGGTGAGTATAATTCGAGTAGTGAGTGCCCGAAGTGTGGGAGTACTTCTGTCATTCGGAGTGGTGATTCGTTCCGGTGTGACGCGTGCGAACTAGAGGCGCACGCGGATGTCGCTGGGGCGTGGAATATCTTGCAATCGGAAGTTGGGCCGATGGCTCGGCCTGCTGCCCTGTCTGCTGAACGCGGCAGGGACGCACCCTATGAGGGGGCGTACTGGCAGTGGAACGACCACGACTGGACACCCGCCAGTTTTGGGGAACAGTTATGGTCGCCTGACCAACCCAGCCTCAGCGAACCCGCAAGTTCACAGCCGGGGTAA
- a CDS encoding TMEM165/GDT1 family protein has product MSWVEIFVIAMTAQLAVLPGEKVQFIIAGLSTRFNPWIVVAAAGSAFAGWTAIELVVGNALMNMLPGIYLELFTAGLFLLFAVLLWRSRPADRTPSEAELDAVELDVTILGYDIPPYLGGYLPIFAMMAAGEFGDKTQLVTIGLAAQYGAHPAIWFGEMAAIIPVSMVNAFFFHRFSQYFDLHVAHYVGATLFAFFGVDTLLAVFYDVSVWETVTDAIAQVVLSVL; this is encoded by the coding sequence ATGAGCTGGGTCGAGATTTTCGTGATCGCGATGACGGCCCAGCTCGCGGTGCTCCCCGGGGAAAAGGTACAGTTCATCATCGCTGGCCTCTCGACTCGCTTCAACCCCTGGATCGTCGTGGCCGCCGCGGGGAGTGCCTTTGCGGGCTGGACCGCCATCGAACTCGTCGTCGGGAACGCGTTGATGAACATGTTGCCGGGTATTTACCTGGAGTTGTTCACGGCGGGTCTGTTCCTGCTGTTTGCGGTCCTGCTCTGGCGGTCACGCCCGGCGGATAGGACGCCCTCGGAAGCGGAACTTGACGCCGTCGAACTCGACGTGACGATCCTCGGGTACGATATCCCCCCGTATCTCGGCGGGTACCTCCCGATTTTCGCGATGATGGCCGCCGGCGAGTTCGGCGACAAGACCCAGCTCGTGACGATCGGGCTTGCTGCCCAGTACGGGGCTCATCCGGCGATCTGGTTCGGGGAGATGGCCGCAATCATCCCAGTGAGCATGGTTAACGCCTTTTTCTTCCATCGGTTCTCCCAGTACTTCGATCTGCACGTGGCTCACTACGTGGGCGCCACGCTCTTTGCCTTCTTCGGCGTCGACACCCTGCTTGCGGTGTTCTATGACGTCTCGGTCTGGGAGACGGTCACCGACGCGATAGCACAGGTCGTCCTCTCTGTGCTCTAA
- a CDS encoding metal-dependent transcriptional regulator: MLSDVMEDYLKAIFTLQESEEPPIPPSQIAARLDVTAPTVTSMMESLEERGLVEREKYTGVRLTPEGETVALEILRHHRLLEAYLAEHLDYEWSEVHDEAEVLEHHISEEFEQRVAEALGHPRTDPHGDPIPGTDLTVTEDDTSPLTTFEPGDRVLVCRVRDEDPAILTHLGEIGIEPGTELVIRDRTPLGVYQVTVEGTTRHLPESTANVLWVRPADRDGHEDPRAEQEA; this comes from the coding sequence ATGCTGAGCGACGTCATGGAGGACTATCTCAAGGCGATCTTTACCCTCCAGGAGAGCGAGGAGCCGCCGATTCCACCCTCCCAGATTGCAGCGCGACTCGACGTGACGGCTCCGACGGTGACGAGTATGATGGAGTCCCTCGAAGAGCGAGGACTCGTCGAGCGGGAGAAGTACACCGGCGTCAGGCTCACACCGGAGGGCGAGACAGTTGCCCTCGAAATACTGCGCCATCACCGGTTGCTCGAAGCCTACCTGGCCGAACACCTCGATTACGAGTGGTCGGAGGTCCACGACGAGGCCGAGGTGCTCGAACACCACATCAGCGAGGAGTTCGAGCAACGAGTCGCCGAGGCACTTGGCCACCCACGAACCGACCCACACGGGGACCCGATTCCAGGGACGGATCTGACCGTGACCGAGGACGACACCAGTCCCCTCACGACGTTCGAACCTGGTGATCGAGTGCTGGTCTGTCGAGTCCGGGACGAAGACCCGGCGATTCTCACCCACCTCGGCGAGATCGGAATCGAACCGGGAACGGAACTCGTGATTCGGGACCGGACACCACTCGGGGTCTATCAGGTCACAGTCGAGGGAACAACCCGACATCTCCCCGAATCGACCGCAAACGTGCTGTGGGTTCGGCCGGCCGATCGTGACGGGCACGAGGACCCGCGGGCGGAGCAGGAGGCATGA
- a CDS encoding DNA-binding protein, producing MEFTSTEQGIVVLLEPGDEVLESLATVREAADVTGGFFTGIGAVDRATLGHYDTDTQEYTEETFEGQFEVTAFSGNVGPDKIHAHIQLAKRDFSTIGGHCSGARVSGTFEILLVPSGTTLEHELDERTGLDVFDLPE from the coding sequence ATGGAGTTCACATCTACCGAGCAGGGTATCGTCGTCCTGCTGGAACCGGGAGACGAGGTCCTCGAATCCCTGGCCACCGTTCGGGAAGCGGCCGACGTGACCGGCGGCTTTTTCACCGGCATCGGGGCGGTCGACCGAGCGACGCTCGGTCACTACGACACGGACACCCAGGAGTACACCGAGGAGACCTTCGAGGGGCAGTTCGAGGTGACGGCCTTCAGCGGGAACGTCGGGCCGGACAAGATCCACGCACACATCCAGCTCGCAAAACGGGACTTCTCGACCATCGGGGGGCACTGTTCCGGGGCGCGTGTCTCCGGGACGTTCGAAATTCTGCTTGTCCCGAGTGGGACGACACTCGAACACGAACTCGACGAGCGAACCGGCCTCGACGTGTTCGACCTGCCCGAGTAG